In Sandaracinaceae bacterium, the following proteins share a genomic window:
- a CDS encoding AMP-binding protein, producing MQSLLPRMLDPDDAEAVRVDGRTLSYQALAERVAIHLARLDALGVGAGERVGVFTHASLDVVTALVAQVTHGVVTVPLNPALGARELEHMLSDAAPVAVFVDGARRAELPVSPALAGRLHDMADSDVGSPSPAWAPRAVSSDVALILYTSGTTGAPKGAQLSSANLAANLDALALTWGWTASDTVVHGLPLFHVHGLVLGLLGALRVGGALHHVSRFTPHALAAALAAVTPGRALLFAVPTMYHRLIEAAEAESQGSTGTPIANALRSARLLISGSAGLPTREHQRLTALTGRGIHERYGLTETLINCGVPAADAPRPGYVGPALPGVELRRVDEARQPLPPEADDDATLGEVAVRGPSVFLGYLNREDATREVLDDDGWFYTGDLATAAPDGALRIVGRRSTDLIKTGGYKVGAGEIEAALLEHPDVAEAAVLGVPDADLGERIVAFVVPRVGTTLSADALRAHGEQTLTRHKQPREYRVVDALPRNAMGKVQKKRLLEPTPAAAPLPPEVRVDPFTGFPVIVSSARAQIRHGVDPGAGLPQPSGPCPFCPGYEGRTEPAVLRVPADEALPWLVRFVPNRYPWVVEGPLSVPFQHAPGGESHPALGVHDVVVEHPAHDLDLVDYDDAHVLLLLTALRDRVRTVEAVPGVLSVSLFRNRGRRAGSSQPHPHAQIVGASVLGPTQLARRSRAREHFMQHGTNLLASQVAVERAARERVLLDDGVWFAGCPFAPRHPYEVWLAPQVPKGQPAATPFSALTDQALGQLGGHLQRLVRATLAAAGKRDYNVVLHQLPVAEREAPHAYWCLEIAPRGGGGAGFELSTGLAMTSTRPEANAARIRAELAALAPRAAEESQ from the coding sequence GTGCAGTCGCTGCTTCCCCGCATGCTGGATCCCGACGACGCCGAGGCCGTGCGCGTCGATGGCCGAACGCTCTCTTATCAAGCCCTCGCAGAACGCGTGGCGATCCACCTCGCGCGCTTGGATGCGCTTGGTGTGGGGGCGGGTGAGCGCGTGGGCGTCTTCACCCACGCGAGCCTGGACGTGGTGACAGCGCTGGTGGCGCAGGTGACGCATGGCGTGGTGACGGTCCCGCTCAACCCTGCGCTCGGCGCGCGGGAGCTCGAGCACATGCTGAGCGACGCGGCCCCCGTGGCGGTGTTCGTGGATGGCGCGCGACGGGCCGAGCTGCCGGTGAGCCCTGCGCTCGCGGGACGCTTGCACGACATGGCGGACAGCGACGTTGGGAGCCCGAGCCCGGCGTGGGCTCCACGCGCGGTGTCGAGCGACGTGGCGCTGATCCTGTACACCTCGGGGACCACCGGCGCGCCCAAGGGCGCCCAGCTGAGCAGCGCCAACCTGGCCGCCAACCTGGACGCGCTGGCGCTCACCTGGGGCTGGACGGCGAGCGACACCGTGGTGCACGGGCTGCCGCTCTTCCACGTGCACGGCTTGGTGCTGGGGCTGCTGGGCGCGCTGCGGGTGGGCGGCGCCCTGCACCACGTGTCGCGCTTCACCCCGCACGCGCTCGCCGCCGCGCTGGCCGCGGTCACGCCCGGTCGCGCGCTGCTCTTCGCGGTGCCCACCATGTACCACCGCCTGATCGAGGCGGCCGAAGCCGAGTCACAGGGCAGCACCGGCACGCCCATCGCGAACGCGCTGCGCAGCGCACGTCTGCTGATCTCGGGCTCGGCGGGGCTGCCCACGCGTGAGCACCAGCGGCTCACCGCGCTCACCGGGCGGGGCATTCACGAGCGCTACGGCCTGACCGAAACGCTCATCAACTGTGGCGTGCCGGCGGCTGACGCACCGCGGCCGGGCTATGTGGGCCCCGCGCTCCCCGGAGTAGAGCTGCGGCGTGTGGACGAGGCACGCCAGCCGCTGCCCCCCGAGGCCGATGACGACGCCACGCTGGGCGAGGTGGCCGTGCGCGGGCCGAGCGTGTTCCTGGGCTACCTCAACCGCGAAGACGCCACGCGCGAGGTGCTGGACGACGACGGCTGGTTCTATACCGGCGACCTCGCCACGGCGGCGCCGGACGGCGCGCTGCGCATCGTGGGCCGACGCAGCACGGACCTGATCAAGACCGGCGGCTACAAGGTGGGCGCGGGCGAGATCGAAGCCGCCCTGCTCGAGCACCCCGACGTGGCCGAGGCGGCCGTGCTCGGCGTGCCGGACGCGGACCTGGGCGAGCGCATCGTGGCGTTCGTGGTGCCGCGTGTGGGGACCACGCTGTCGGCCGACGCGCTGCGGGCGCACGGCGAGCAGACGCTCACGCGCCACAAGCAGCCGCGCGAGTATCGCGTGGTGGACGCGCTGCCGCGCAACGCCATGGGCAAGGTGCAGAAGAAGCGCCTGCTCGAGCCCACGCCCGCTGCAGCCCCGCTGCCACCCGAGGTGCGCGTGGATCCCTTCACCGGCTTCCCCGTCATCGTGTCGTCGGCGCGCGCGCAGATTCGCCACGGCGTGGACCCCGGCGCGGGGCTCCCGCAGCCGAGCGGGCCCTGCCCCTTCTGTCCGGGCTACGAGGGCCGGACGGAGCCCGCCGTGCTGCGCGTGCCGGCCGACGAGGCGCTGCCGTGGCTCGTGCGCTTCGTGCCCAACCGGTACCCGTGGGTGGTGGAGGGGCCGCTGAGCGTGCCGTTCCAGCACGCGCCCGGCGGCGAGTCGCACCCTGCGCTGGGCGTGCACGACGTGGTGGTGGAGCACCCCGCGCACGACCTCGACCTGGTGGACTACGACGACGCCCACGTGCTCCTGTTGCTGACGGCGCTGCGCGACCGCGTGCGCACGGTGGAGGCTGTGCCCGGTGTCCTCAGCGTGAGCCTCTTCCGCAACCGAGGGCGCCGCGCGGGGAGCTCGCAGCCGCACCCCCACGCGCAGATCGTGGGCGCGAGCGTGCTGGGCCCCACGCAGCTGGCCCGTCGCAGCCGCGCGCGAGAGCACTTCATGCAGCACGGAACCAACCTGCTGGCTTCACAGGTGGCGGTGGAGCGGGCCGCCCGCGAGCGCGTGCTGCTGGATGACGGCGTTTGGTTCGCCGGCTGCCCCTTCGCGCCGCGCCACCCCTACGAGGTCTGGCTCGCGCCACAGGTGCCGAAGGGCCAGCCCGCGGCCACGCCGTTCTCGGCGCTCACGGACCAGGCGCTCGGCCAGCTGGGCGGCCACCTGCAGAGGCTGGTGCGGGCCACGCTCGCGGCGGCGGGCAAGCGCGACTACAACGTGGTGCTGCACCAGCTGCCGGTGGCCGAGCGCGAGGCCCCTCACGCCTACTGGTGCCTCGAGATCGCACCACGGGGTGGTGGCGGTGCGGGCTTCGAGCTGAGCACGGGGCTGGCCATGACGTCCACCCGCCCCGAGGCCAACGCGGCTCGCATTCGCGCAGAGCTCGCCGCCCTGGCGCCACGAGCGGCCGAAGAATCCCAATGA
- the pncB gene encoding nicotinate phosphoribosyltransferase, whose amino-acid sequence MLAPSALLTDLYQLTMAFGYYRAGIAMRDSCFHLHFRKCPFKGGYAVAAGLEPALDFLTALHFTDEECAYLSTLQDAQKNRLFPDDFLRFLQDTPNGLEVDAIPEGTAVFPHEPLLRVSGPLYQAQLVETALLTIVNFQTLVATKASRVRQVAGDRPVVEFGLRRAQGVDGGLAVSRAAYLGGCAGTSNVLAGMRFGVPVTGTHAHSWVMAFPDERTAFNAYADAMPGNCIFLVDTYDTRKGVGIAIEVGKRLEAEGSRLNGVRLDSGNLTELSIDARAQLNAAGMQDAKVVASNDLDEYAIAQLQAEGALIDIYGVGTRLSTCHDQPALGGVYKLSALANAEGELVPSIKLSELAIKVSLPGRLGAKRLMRGDTPVCDVLVDLDHSGISLSLCAMATGEPIPTPEHDRVVDLSVPVMRAGKRVGTPPALSASRDLAKRELSVLPAVLTALTATGEYPVYLEAYVARSRAELMAARRPVKEAM is encoded by the coding sequence ATGCTCGCCCCTTCCGCGCTGCTGACCGACCTCTATCAACTCACGATGGCGTTCGGGTACTACCGCGCCGGCATCGCCATGCGCGACTCGTGCTTTCACCTGCACTTCCGCAAGTGCCCCTTCAAGGGGGGCTACGCGGTGGCTGCCGGGCTCGAGCCCGCACTCGACTTCCTCACGGCGCTGCACTTCACGGACGAAGAGTGCGCGTACCTGAGCACGCTGCAGGACGCCCAAAAGAACCGGCTCTTCCCGGACGACTTCCTGCGCTTCCTGCAAGACACGCCGAATGGCCTCGAGGTGGACGCCATCCCCGAGGGCACCGCCGTGTTCCCGCACGAGCCGCTGCTGCGCGTGAGCGGGCCGCTGTATCAGGCGCAGCTGGTGGAGACCGCGCTGCTCACCATCGTGAACTTCCAGACGCTGGTGGCCACCAAGGCCTCGCGCGTGCGTCAGGTGGCCGGCGACCGGCCCGTGGTGGAGTTCGGGCTGCGACGCGCACAGGGAGTGGACGGCGGGCTGGCCGTGAGCCGCGCGGCGTACCTGGGCGGCTGCGCGGGCACCAGCAACGTGCTTGCCGGCATGCGCTTCGGTGTGCCCGTCACCGGGACGCACGCGCACAGCTGGGTGATGGCCTTCCCGGACGAGCGCACGGCCTTCAACGCGTACGCCGACGCCATGCCCGGCAACTGCATCTTCCTGGTGGACACCTACGACACGCGCAAAGGCGTGGGCATCGCCATCGAAGTGGGCAAGCGCCTCGAAGCCGAGGGCAGCCGCCTGAACGGCGTGCGCCTCGACTCGGGCAACCTCACCGAGCTGAGCATCGACGCACGCGCGCAGCTGAACGCCGCGGGCATGCAAGACGCCAAGGTGGTGGCCAGCAACGACCTCGACGAGTACGCCATCGCGCAGCTCCAAGCCGAGGGCGCGTTGATCGACATCTACGGCGTGGGTACACGGCTCTCCACCTGCCACGACCAGCCGGCGCTCGGTGGCGTGTACAAGCTGTCCGCGCTGGCCAACGCCGAGGGGGAGCTGGTGCCCAGCATCAAGCTCAGCGAGCTGGCCATCAAGGTGTCGCTCCCCGGGCGCCTCGGAGCGAAGCGGCTCATGCGAGGCGACACTCCGGTGTGCGACGTGCTGGTGGACCTCGACCACAGCGGCATCTCGCTCTCGCTGTGCGCCATGGCCACGGGCGAGCCCATCCCCACGCCCGAGCACGACCGGGTGGTGGACCTGTCGGTGCCCGTGATGCGCGCTGGGAAGCGCGTGGGCACCCCACCCGCGCTCAGCGCTTCGCGCGACCTGGCCAAGCGCGAGCTCTCGGTGCTGCCGGCCGTGCTGACCGCGCTCACGGCCACGGGTGAGTATCCAGTCTACCTCGAGGCCTATGTGGCGCGCTCCCGCGCCGAGCTGATGGCGGCACGCCGCCCCGTGAAAGAAGCGATGTGA
- a CDS encoding ribose-phosphate pyrophosphokinase, translating to MLLFCTEAYEPLAERLIAYEEITRGALLRKRFPDGERYLRILEECSGRDAVVLGGTVTDADTLELYDLCCSLVHRGVHTLTLLIPYFGYQTMERAVKPGEVVVAKTRARLLSSIPTAGSGNRVVMLDLHAEGIPHYFSGSIRPLHVYAKPVIIPLLRELGGEDFVLGATDAGRAKWVESLANDLGVQAGFVFKRRTSGTDTEVTALAADVRGRKVVIYDDMIRTGGSLIGAARAYLDSGASHVAAVCTHGVFPAGALDTLAASGLFTEVACTDSHPNAEAARAHPLLRVTTIAPVLRDALATLSGVS from the coding sequence ATGCTCCTGTTCTGTACCGAAGCCTATGAGCCCCTGGCCGAGCGGCTGATCGCCTACGAGGAGATCACGCGCGGCGCGCTCTTGCGCAAGCGGTTCCCGGACGGCGAGCGCTACCTGCGCATCCTCGAAGAGTGCAGCGGACGCGACGCGGTGGTGCTGGGCGGCACGGTGACCGACGCCGACACGCTCGAGCTGTACGACCTCTGCTGCTCGCTGGTGCACCGCGGCGTGCACACGCTCACGCTGCTGATCCCGTACTTCGGCTACCAGACCATGGAGCGGGCCGTGAAGCCCGGTGAGGTGGTGGTAGCCAAGACGCGCGCGCGCCTGCTCTCCAGCATCCCCACGGCCGGCAGCGGCAACCGCGTGGTCATGTTGGACCTGCACGCCGAGGGCATCCCGCACTACTTCTCGGGCAGCATCCGCCCGCTGCACGTGTACGCCAAGCCCGTGATCATCCCGCTGCTGCGCGAGCTGGGCGGCGAGGACTTCGTGCTGGGCGCCACCGACGCAGGGCGCGCCAAGTGGGTGGAGTCGCTGGCCAACGACCTGGGCGTGCAGGCGGGCTTCGTGTTCAAGCGGCGCACCAGCGGGACCGACACCGAGGTCACCGCGCTCGCGGCCGACGTGCGCGGCCGCAAGGTGGTCATCTACGACGACATGATCCGCACGGGCGGCTCGCTCATCGGCGCGGCGCGCGCGTACCTGGACTCGGGCGCCAGCCACGTGGCGGCCGTGTGCACGCACGGGGTGTTCCCGGCCGGCGCCCTCGACACGCTGGCCGCCTCGGGCCTCTTCACCGAGGTGGCCTGCACCGACTCGCACCCCAACGCCGAGGCCGCGCGCGCACACCCCCTGCTGCGCGTCACCACCATCGCGCCCGTCCTGCGGGACGCCCTCGCGACCCTCTCCGGAGTCTCATGA
- the nadE gene encoding NAD(+) synthase, with the protein MNRIRAAIAVLNQTPFAWDENRTNIEAAITEARRRGVTLLCLPELCITGYGCEDMFLASFVQDEAFRILERLAPLTRGMIVSFGLPVLHRGCVYNTAAMVVDGEIAGFVAKQFLAGDGIHYEPRWFKPWPTGRRATLEHGEQRYPIGDLTFDIGGMVLGFEICEDAWVARRPGASLSLQGVDVILNPSASHFAFGKQRIRRRLVLEGSRAFGVSYLYANLLGNEAGRAVYDGGGMIAAAGNLLVETKPFSYAGMGVYDAVLDIDHTRLIRAQSASFRPEVEGDERCVRVSFDHNDVAPKRVDIKPEPWIEGPHRKEEEFTRAIGLALVDYMRKSRSQGFVVSLSGGADSAACCVLIYTALRMAAAELGWDGLQKRLAHVKGIASMGSVKELMPKVLTTAYQATHNSGDVTRNAARAMAEAVFADHYELDVDALVKGYVAMVEGAVGRPLTWEQDDLTLQNIQARTRGPGIWMFANLRSQLLLATSNRSEAAVGYCTMDGDTCGGVSPIAGIDKAFLRQWLRFMESTGPHGLTPTPELVHINRQQPTAELRPKESAQTDEGDLMPYPLLDAIEMVAIRDKKGPGEAFELMRAEFPQYTPEQLRVWVVRFFRLWCQNQWKRERYAPSFHVDDKNLDPKTWCRFPILSGGYDLELRELLSRTL; encoded by the coding sequence ATGAACCGCATCCGCGCCGCCATCGCCGTCCTCAACCAGACCCCGTTCGCGTGGGACGAGAACCGCACCAACATCGAGGCCGCCATCACCGAGGCGCGCCGTCGTGGAGTCACGCTGCTGTGCCTGCCCGAGCTGTGCATCACGGGCTACGGCTGCGAGGACATGTTCCTCGCGTCGTTCGTGCAAGACGAGGCCTTCCGCATCTTGGAGCGCCTGGCGCCCCTCACGCGCGGCATGATCGTGAGCTTTGGCCTGCCCGTGCTGCACCGCGGCTGCGTCTACAACACCGCGGCCATGGTGGTGGACGGCGAGATCGCGGGCTTCGTGGCCAAGCAGTTCCTGGCGGGTGACGGCATCCACTACGAGCCGCGCTGGTTCAAGCCCTGGCCCACTGGGCGGCGCGCCACGCTCGAGCACGGCGAGCAGCGCTATCCCATCGGCGACCTGACGTTCGACATCGGCGGCATGGTGCTGGGCTTCGAGATCTGCGAGGACGCGTGGGTGGCGCGGCGCCCGGGCGCGAGCCTCTCGCTGCAGGGGGTGGACGTCATCCTCAACCCGAGCGCCAGCCACTTCGCGTTCGGCAAGCAGCGCATCCGCCGGCGCCTCGTGCTGGAGGGCTCGCGCGCCTTCGGCGTGAGCTACCTGTACGCCAACCTGCTGGGCAACGAGGCCGGCCGCGCGGTCTACGACGGCGGCGGCATGATCGCGGCAGCGGGCAACCTGCTGGTGGAGACCAAGCCCTTTTCGTACGCGGGCATGGGCGTCTACGACGCGGTGCTGGACATCGATCACACGCGCCTGATCCGCGCGCAGTCGGCCAGCTTTCGCCCCGAGGTGGAGGGCGACGAGCGCTGCGTGCGCGTGAGCTTCGACCACAACGACGTGGCCCCCAAGCGCGTGGACATCAAGCCCGAGCCGTGGATCGAGGGGCCACACCGCAAGGAAGAGGAGTTCACGCGCGCCATCGGGCTCGCGCTGGTGGACTACATGCGCAAGTCGCGCTCGCAGGGCTTCGTGGTGTCGCTCAGCGGCGGCGCCGACTCGGCCGCCTGCTGCGTGCTCATCTACACCGCCCTGCGCATGGCCGCGGCCGAGCTGGGCTGGGACGGGCTCCAGAAGCGCCTCGCGCACGTGAAGGGCATCGCCAGCATGGGCAGCGTCAAGGAGCTCATGCCCAAGGTGCTGACCACCGCCTACCAGGCCACGCACAACAGCGGCGACGTCACGCGCAACGCCGCGCGCGCCATGGCCGAGGCGGTCTTCGCCGACCACTACGAGCTGGACGTGGACGCGCTGGTGAAGGGCTACGTGGCCATGGTCGAAGGCGCCGTGGGGCGCCCGCTGACCTGGGAGCAAGACGACCTCACGCTCCAGAACATCCAGGCACGCACGCGCGGGCCGGGCATCTGGATGTTCGCCAACCTGCGCTCGCAGCTGCTGCTGGCCACCAGCAACCGCTCCGAGGCCGCGGTGGGCTACTGCACCATGGACGGCGACACCTGCGGCGGCGTCTCGCCCATCGCGGGCATCGACAAGGCGTTCTTGCGGCAGTGGCTGCGCTTCATGGAGAGCACCGGGCCGCACGGGCTCACGCCCACGCCGGAGCTGGTGCACATCAACCGCCAGCAGCCCACCGCCGAGCTGCGCCCCAAGGAGAGCGCACAGACCGACGAGGGCGACCTGATGCCCTACCCGCTGCTGGACGCCATCGAGATGGTGGCCATCCGCGACAAGAAGGGCCCGGGTGAAGCGTTCGAGCTGATGCGCGCCGAGTTCCCGCAGTACACGCCGGAGCAGCTGCGCGTGTGGGTGGTGCGCTTCTTCCGCCTGTGGTGCCAGAACCAGTGGAAGCGCGAGCGCTACGCGCCGTCGTTCCACGTGGACGACAAGAACCTGGACCCCAAGACCTGGTGCCGCTTCCCCATCCTGTCGGGCGGCTACGACCTCGAGCTGCGCGAGCTGCTGAGCCGCACGCTCTGA
- the pncA gene encoding bifunctional nicotinamidase/pyrazinamidase translates to MHMPAHALILVDLQPDFLPGGALAVTAGDEVVPFARHVMREFACVVATQDWHPANHGSFASQHPGKQPGELIELNGLTQVLWPDHCVQGTPGAALCKELDPASITRVFRKGSDPGVDSYSGFFDNGRRNATGLGDWLRAEGITALSVLGLATDYCVKFTALDARDLGFDVTLLTQGCRGVELHAGDVARALDELRSAGVHVRE, encoded by the coding sequence ATGCACATGCCCGCGCACGCCCTGATCCTCGTCGACCTGCAGCCCGACTTCCTGCCGGGCGGCGCGCTGGCCGTCACCGCCGGCGACGAGGTGGTGCCGTTCGCGCGGCACGTCATGCGCGAGTTTGCGTGCGTGGTGGCCACGCAGGACTGGCACCCCGCGAACCACGGGTCGTTTGCCAGCCAGCACCCCGGCAAGCAGCCGGGTGAGCTCATCGAACTGAACGGGCTGACGCAGGTGCTGTGGCCGGACCACTGCGTGCAGGGCACCCCCGGCGCCGCGCTCTGCAAGGAGCTGGACCCGGCCAGCATCACACGGGTCTTCCGCAAGGGCAGCGACCCCGGCGTGGACAGCTACAGCGGCTTCTTCGACAACGGCCGCCGCAACGCCACGGGCCTCGGCGACTGGCTGCGGGCCGAGGGCATCACCGCGCTCAGCGTGCTGGGTCTGGCCACCGACTACTGCGTGAAGTTCACGGCGCTCGACGCGCGTGACCTGGGCTTCGACGTCACCTTGCTGACGCAGGGCTGCCGCGGCGTGGAGCTCCACGCGGGTGACGTCGCCCGCGCGCTGGACGAGCTGCGGAGCGCGGGCGTGCACGTCCGTGAGTGA
- a CDS encoding TetR/AcrR family transcriptional regulator, whose product MSNPTQERRHARARTEILESAARAFAKKGFHGTSMDDVAREVGMSPSSLYRYFEGKEVLYRAMVDNIAEVVLAPFSDPLLPTLPFDQRLEWLLRRQLATIEAQREFFITFASDRASMDWEFAGTGDPVGDAYHRWVAAFRTLLEEGVAIGALRRLDTWNTAYLVTGALSATVFRWIRGYLPVALQDYVPVLLDMIFCGIRSEHQP is encoded by the coding sequence ATGAGCAACCCGACCCAGGAACGGCGCCACGCCAGAGCGCGGACAGAAATTCTCGAATCGGCCGCCCGGGCCTTCGCCAAGAAGGGGTTCCACGGCACGAGCATGGACGACGTTGCCCGTGAGGTCGGGATGTCTCCCAGCTCGCTCTACCGCTACTTCGAAGGCAAGGAAGTGCTCTACCGAGCGATGGTGGACAACATCGCGGAGGTCGTCCTCGCCCCATTCAGCGACCCGCTCCTCCCCACGCTGCCCTTTGACCAACGACTCGAGTGGTTGTTGCGCCGCCAGCTGGCAACCATTGAAGCACAACGCGAGTTCTTCATCACTTTCGCGTCGGACCGGGCCTCCATGGACTGGGAATTTGCGGGCACAGGTGACCCCGTCGGCGATGCCTATCATCGTTGGGTGGCGGCGTTTCGAACCCTCCTCGAGGAGGGTGTCGCCATTGGGGCCCTGCGACGTCTCGACACCTGGAACACCGCCTATCTCGTAACCGGCGCGCTCAGCGCCACCGTCTTTCGCTGGATTCGCGGATATCTGCCCGTCGCTCTGCAGGACTACGTGCCCGTCCTGCTCGACATGATCTTCTGCGGCATACGCTCGGAGCACCAGCCGTGA
- a CDS encoding TolC family protein encodes MNATRSLVSLVTVLLLAAPAHAQEGADTVTVSPDIEPAVRTRRTLTECVLLALDRSPRVEGAAAASAEATAMRRSARGRFGPVVRVEANVLRWNAPFGLPLEIPVPAPFGPLNVPPIPVRNATTAQLSATVVQPLTGLWTVYEGHRAQLLGEDAARHQERATRDDVVLAVADAYVQALEAERMTELAADQVRTIEAHVERARQFHENALITRNDVLVAEIRLADARVRQLQAEGGAGLARAHLAFQIGLPADDEVWPEELPAPSVAATTTRSDASLGSGSEDRPELAAARARVEQARAGVRVATSQMAPEVSAIFRVEHVEGVRFQPSNAWFVGAQLSWNVWEWGSGYYAIDAARARAVQAEAAETQAREGLRLEAMQAETEVDIAMAQLQVVRAAVTQAEQNLELVQQRFAQQVGTSTDVLDAQLLLHATQLLEVRAGYGVLRAQVRWRRARGLDPVAIEGESP; translated from the coding sequence GTGAACGCCACCCGTAGTCTCGTATCGCTCGTCACGGTGTTACTCCTCGCTGCTCCTGCACACGCGCAGGAGGGCGCCGACACCGTCACCGTAAGCCCAGACATAGAGCCCGCAGTTCGGACTCGCAGGACGCTCACGGAGTGCGTCCTGCTCGCCTTGGACCGCAGTCCTCGCGTCGAAGGCGCGGCTGCCGCGAGCGCGGAGGCAACGGCGATGCGGCGCAGCGCTCGCGGGAGGTTTGGGCCGGTCGTCCGCGTGGAGGCCAACGTGCTGCGCTGGAATGCGCCCTTTGGGCTGCCGCTCGAGATCCCAGTTCCCGCTCCCTTTGGGCCACTGAACGTGCCGCCGATCCCCGTGCGCAACGCCACGACGGCGCAGTTATCCGCGACCGTGGTGCAACCGCTGACCGGTCTCTGGACCGTCTACGAAGGTCACCGGGCGCAGCTACTTGGCGAAGACGCCGCGCGCCACCAGGAGCGCGCGACCCGAGACGACGTGGTCCTCGCCGTCGCCGACGCCTACGTGCAGGCACTCGAGGCCGAACGAATGACTGAGCTTGCCGCTGATCAGGTGCGAACCATCGAAGCCCATGTGGAACGAGCGCGGCAGTTCCACGAAAATGCTCTGATTACACGCAACGACGTGCTGGTCGCTGAGATCCGCCTCGCCGACGCGCGCGTGCGTCAGCTACAAGCCGAGGGCGGGGCGGGCCTCGCGAGAGCGCACCTCGCCTTTCAGATCGGCTTACCGGCCGATGATGAGGTGTGGCCCGAGGAACTGCCGGCTCCGAGTGTCGCCGCGACGACCACCAGGAGTGATGCTTCCCTTGGGAGTGGCTCGGAGGACAGGCCCGAACTCGCGGCGGCGAGAGCACGGGTAGAGCAAGCGCGCGCCGGAGTACGTGTCGCGACCTCGCAGATGGCGCCAGAGGTCAGCGCGATCTTCAGGGTTGAGCACGTTGAGGGCGTGCGCTTTCAACCCTCCAACGCCTGGTTCGTTGGGGCCCAGCTCAGTTGGAATGTCTGGGAATGGGGGAGCGGATACTACGCCATCGATGCTGCACGGGCTCGAGCAGTGCAGGCTGAAGCGGCGGAAACCCAAGCCCGGGAGGGGTTGCGCCTGGAGGCGATGCAGGCTGAGACCGAGGTCGACATCGCTATGGCGCAGCTGCAGGTCGTGCGCGCTGCGGTGACGCAGGCTGAGCAGAATCTCGAGCTCGTACAGCAGCGCTTCGCGCAGCAGGTTGGCACGAGCACGGACGTGCTCGACGCACAGCTGCTGCTGCACGCGACGCAGCTACTTGAAGTCCGCGCCGGATACGGCGTCTTGCGGGCCCAGGTCCGGTGGCGGCGCGCGCGTGGTTTGGATCCCGTCGCCATCGAAGGGGAGTCCCCTTGA
- a CDS encoding efflux RND transporter periplasmic adaptor subunit, with protein sequence MTPDQIPRSTTIVGVTEPLRRTTPAARVMARVTEATFREGERVLPGQVLVRLDTRDLSRRRVQAAAGQDAARAVLDLARMNVERMRALHASGALSGAQLEQAEAAFTQATAGATTAGAAIGEVDVNLSYARVDAPFAGVVVRRLVEVGDLVGPGQPVAVIEDDSRLRVVAPIGADLARRVTPGQQLFMEIAEARISGEVEGVIPSGDIRAAGLRLQLVLENPSHTYQAGMFTTVEIPLEANGREVYAVRIPRSALIERGQLTGVFVVNEQSEARLRWVVIDEDGGDTVRVLSGLRVGEHVAIAPDAECLSDGRSVTAVGR encoded by the coding sequence GTGACGCCGGACCAAATCCCTCGCTCCACTACGATTGTCGGAGTCACAGAGCCACTACGGAGAACGACCCCGGCCGCCCGCGTGATGGCGAGGGTCACCGAGGCCACGTTTCGTGAGGGCGAGCGCGTGCTGCCCGGACAAGTCCTGGTGCGGCTCGACACGCGAGATCTGAGCAGACGAAGAGTGCAGGCTGCAGCCGGCCAAGATGCGGCACGAGCCGTCCTCGACCTTGCCCGGATGAACGTGGAGCGCATGCGCGCTCTCCATGCTTCGGGCGCGCTCTCGGGAGCGCAGCTCGAACAAGCGGAAGCGGCGTTCACCCAGGCCACCGCCGGCGCGACGACCGCAGGCGCCGCCATCGGTGAGGTGGACGTCAACCTGTCCTACGCACGCGTCGACGCACCGTTTGCTGGCGTGGTGGTCCGGAGGTTGGTCGAGGTCGGAGACCTCGTCGGGCCCGGCCAGCCTGTTGCCGTCATCGAGGACGACTCGCGGTTGCGGGTCGTAGCGCCCATCGGAGCCGATTTAGCGAGGCGCGTGACCCCTGGGCAGCAGCTGTTCATGGAGATTGCCGAAGCGCGCATCTCCGGCGAGGTGGAGGGGGTCATCCCCTCGGGAGACATTCGTGCTGCCGGGCTACGACTGCAGCTCGTGCTGGAGAATCCGAGCCATACGTACCAAGCGGGCATGTTCACGACCGTAGAGATCCCCCTCGAGGCCAACGGCAGGGAAGTCTATGCAGTCAGGATTCCGCGGTCGGCTCTGATCGAACGCGGACAGCTCACGGGGGTCTTCGTCGTGAACGAGCAATCGGAGGCGAGGCTCCGTTGGGTCGTGATCGACGAAGACGGGGGTGACACGGTGCGCGTCTTGTCCGGCCTCCGGGTCGGTGAGCATGTCGCCATCGCGCCCGATGCCGAGTGCTTGTCCGATGGACGGAGCGTTACGGCGGTGGGGCGATGA